In Electrophorus electricus isolate fEleEle1 chromosome 12, fEleEle1.pri, whole genome shotgun sequence, a single window of DNA contains:
- the si:rp71-46j2.7 gene encoding uncharacterized protein si:rp71-46j2.7 isoform X4, with protein MHWLFLIAVFLGLTWFSSDRGQCLIEVGLCVLSFLAFSVKRNRTDHETGTQTDTLDSTPIQQTSTNDHVVFRDEPDTAKVAQKPLHRLQCPNVWKSLHNMFKCAYTHLVLPWYTVPEPRDHQPLHAALLTEFDFITDRIIGKAMNFNLSVVSVNCIRIFTQHLHNAKQSHGFPAYSCSADEMAVLRDFAKALVHNLFPEHLWEQGLYCCALQEILATRVQALVTLLSDPYNLNCLVVSQLGGVVPECSEKEVQQSDAEGPLLSLEHAKQEGVNDQPAECSADKSKAKKKVRKLKERFSNFWGNLKPKKSNNGQMEGEEEIPGDLPPRKCAMLEDIATNSDGAPRSESSICASEECDVESDGSTPPEEMMEFKLSYEMWRAGKWTVRVTNVQVEDEELCFTVHLKECDSPENLHWDVKKTQADIVEFYTHCKDTSHLPSISTILDNTQTVLNEDFKDEVKTTLEKFLQELVADTELGDTQLVFKFLCPLHQLLNEEERGGGVWSLLGSLASFLTVGQEDDELNNLKAEEKPDKNLKRNCLSEATPHCDVTRPGYTETVERHSKEPVITDCDHRSSSDDTYTCASEKQATDCSGSLLERPEVDSTGSAGVCVHLVSFPARTKRSSIKIQPAALCDSDSDSLGYCALDSITDCSSPENASKKENLTDKLLQSDKPKGKDKAPQAKEDILNQRPEQDKMSIASTMENPDVNKVIFGLLKEISGNSHIFKIMKAVLLPFMPLIKKKVNTFLKMMTPSEAQIAVHIDNLCKVLWTEGSESLEPPKRIAGYPILNKADLENMFKIFQEPEENKKLIYMLLVYLLREFLPGESFPVMSKLNVKDSV; from the exons ATGCACTGGCTCTTTCTGATAGCTGTTTTCTTAGGTCTAACGTGGTTTTCTTCAGATCGGGGACAGTGTTTAATAGAGGTAGGCTTGTGCGTGCTGAGTTTTCTTGCCTTCTCTGTGAAACGCAACAGAACCGACCATGAAACGGGCACTCAGACCGACACCTTGGACTCAACGCCAATTCAG CAGACAAGTACAAACGATCATGTGGTTTTCAGAGATGAGCCCGATACAGCTAAAGTGGCACAAAAGCCATTACACAGACTTCAGTGCCCAAATGTCTGGAAATCACTTCACAACA TGTTTAAGTGTGCCTACACTCACCTGGTCCTGCCCTGGTACACCGTCCCAGAGCCCAGAGACCATCAGCCTCTACATGCAGCCCTGCTCACTGAGTTTGACTTCATCACAGACAGGATCATTGGCAAGGCCATGAACTTTAATCTGTCAGTCGTTAGTGTGAACTGCATTCGCATCTTCACTCAGCACCTCCATAATGCAAAACAATCACATGG GTTCCCAGCATACAGCTGTAGTGCTGATGAAATGGCTGTCCTCAGGGACTTCGCTAAAGCACTGGTACACAACCTTTTCCCTGAACACCTCTGGGAGCAAGGACTCTACTGCTGCGCCCTACAGGAGATTCTGGCTACAAGAG TACAGGCACTTGTGACACTGCTGTCTGACCCATACAACTTGAACTGCCTGGTGGTTTCTCAGCTGGGTGGAGTGGTGCCGGAGTGCTCAGAGAAAGAAGTGCAACAGTCAGATGCAGAGggccctcttctctctctggagcACGCAAAACAGGAAGG GGTGAACGATCAGCCAGCGGAGTGTTCAGCTGACAAAAGCAAAGCGAAAAAGAAAG TAAGGAAACTGAAAGAAAGGTTTTCTAATTTTTGGGGGAATCTAAAACCAAAGAAAAGCAATAATGGTCAAatggaaggggaggaggagattCCGGGGGATTTGCCACCACGGAAGTGTGCTATGCTGGAGGACATCGCGACTAACAGTGACGGTGCACCTAGGAGTGAGAGCTCCATCTGTGCCAGC GAGGAGTGTGATGTGGAGTCTGACGGGAGTACTCCCCCGGAGGAGATGATGGAGTTTAAACTGTCCTATGAGATGTGGCGGGCAGGGAAGTGGACTGTCAGGGTCACTAAT GTTCAGGTGGAAGATGAAGAGTTGTGTTTCACAGTTCACCTGAAAGAGTGCGACAGCCCTGAGAATCTCCACTGGGATGTGAAAAAGACCCAGGCAGACATAGTTGAATTTTATACTCACTGCAAG GACACTTCTCATCTGCCCTCCATATCGACAATACTGGACAATACCCAAACAGTGCTTAATGAGGACTTCAAAGATGAAGTAAAGACAACTTTGGAGAAATTTTTGCAA GAGCTGGTGGCGGATACGGAGCTTGGTGACACTCAGCTCGTGTTCAAGTTCTTGTGCCCACTTCACCAACTGCTGAACGAAGAAGAGCGTGGTGGAGGCGTGTGGAGTCTCTTGGGCAGTCTCGCGTCCTTCCTTACTGTTGGTCAAGAGGATGATGAG CTTAATAACCTGAAAGCAGAAGAGAAGCCAGATAAAAACCTGAAAAGGAATTGTTTGTCTGAGGCCACACCTCACTGTGATGTCACTCGGCCTGGGTACACAGAGACTGTGGAAAGACACAGCAAGGAACCTGTGATCACGGACTGTGATCACAGGTCTTCATCTGATGATACCTACACCTGTGCAAGTGAAAAACAAGCCACAGATTGTAGCGGTTCCCTCTTGGAGCGGCCAGAAGTGGATTCCACTGGaagtgcaggtgtttgtgtgcatttggtaAGCTTTCCTGCCAGGACAAAGAGATCTTCTATTAAAATCCAGCCAGCAGCCCTGTGTGACAGTGATTCCGATAGCTTAGGGTATTGCGCATTGGACAGCATTACAGACTGCAGCTCCCCTGAAAATGCAAGCAAAAAGGAAAACCTAACCGACAAATTATTACAAAGTGACAAGCCCAAAGGGAAGGACAAAGCACCTCAGGCCAAAGAGGATATACTGAACCAGCGCCCAGAGCAGGACAAAATGTCCATCGCATCCACTATGGAAAACCCTGATGTCAATAAAGTGATATTTGGCTTACTGAAGGAAATTTCTG GCAATTCACACATCTTTAAAATCATGAAGGCTGTTCTACTACCATTTATGCCTTTGATAAAGAA GAAAGTGAACACGTTTTTGAAAATGATGACCCCTTCAGAAGCTCAAATAGCTGTGCACATCGACAACCTCTGTAAGGTCTTATGGACAGAGGGGAGTGAGTCCCTGGAACCCCCTAAAAGAA TTGCAGGCTATCCAATCCTCAACAAAGCAGATTTGGAGAACATGTTTAAGATTTTCCAGGAGCCAGAAGAAAACAAGAAGCTGATTTAT ATGTTGCTTGTATATCTGCTAAGGGAGTTCCTGCCTGGAGAATCATTCCCAGTGATGTCCAAGCTGAATGTGAAGGACTCTGTTTAA
- the si:rp71-46j2.7 gene encoding uncharacterized protein si:rp71-46j2.7 isoform X7, protein MQKAIKLVQALVTLLSDPYNLNCLVVSQLGGVVPECSEKEVQQSDAEGPLLSLEHAKQEGVNDQPAECSADKSKAKKKVRKLKERFSNFWGNLKPKKSNNGQMEGEEEIPGDLPPRKCAMLEDIATNSDGAPRSESSICASEECDVESDGSTPPEEMMEFKLSYEMWRAGKWTVRVTNVQVEDEELCFTVHLKECDSPENLHWDVKKTQADIVEFYTHCKDTSHLPSISTILDNTQTVLNEDFKDEVKTTLEKFLQELVADTELGDTQLVFKFLCPLHQLLNEEERGGGVWSLLGSLASFLTVGQEDDELNNLKAEEKPDKNLKRNCLSEATPHCDVTRPGYTETVERHSKEPVITDCDHRSSSDDTYTCASEKQATDCSGSLLERPEVDSTGSAGVCVHLVSFPARTKRSSIKIQPAALCDSDSDSLGYCALDSITDCSSPENASKKENLTDKLLQSDKPKGKDKAPQAKEDILNQRPEQDKMSIASTMENPDVNKVIFGLLKEISGNSHIFKIMKAVLLPFMPLIKKKVNTFLKMMTPSEAQIAVHIDNLCKVLWTEGSESLEPPKRSEEEIETKGKAMHLIVSKLAGYPILNKADLENMFKIFQEPEENKKLIYMLLVYLLREFLPGESFPVMSKLNVKDSV, encoded by the exons ATGCAAAAAGCAATTAAATTGG TACAGGCACTTGTGACACTGCTGTCTGACCCATACAACTTGAACTGCCTGGTGGTTTCTCAGCTGGGTGGAGTGGTGCCGGAGTGCTCAGAGAAAGAAGTGCAACAGTCAGATGCAGAGggccctcttctctctctggagcACGCAAAACAGGAAGG GGTGAACGATCAGCCAGCGGAGTGTTCAGCTGACAAAAGCAAAGCGAAAAAGAAAG TAAGGAAACTGAAAGAAAGGTTTTCTAATTTTTGGGGGAATCTAAAACCAAAGAAAAGCAATAATGGTCAAatggaaggggaggaggagattCCGGGGGATTTGCCACCACGGAAGTGTGCTATGCTGGAGGACATCGCGACTAACAGTGACGGTGCACCTAGGAGTGAGAGCTCCATCTGTGCCAGC GAGGAGTGTGATGTGGAGTCTGACGGGAGTACTCCCCCGGAGGAGATGATGGAGTTTAAACTGTCCTATGAGATGTGGCGGGCAGGGAAGTGGACTGTCAGGGTCACTAAT GTTCAGGTGGAAGATGAAGAGTTGTGTTTCACAGTTCACCTGAAAGAGTGCGACAGCCCTGAGAATCTCCACTGGGATGTGAAAAAGACCCAGGCAGACATAGTTGAATTTTATACTCACTGCAAG GACACTTCTCATCTGCCCTCCATATCGACAATACTGGACAATACCCAAACAGTGCTTAATGAGGACTTCAAAGATGAAGTAAAGACAACTTTGGAGAAATTTTTGCAA GAGCTGGTGGCGGATACGGAGCTTGGTGACACTCAGCTCGTGTTCAAGTTCTTGTGCCCACTTCACCAACTGCTGAACGAAGAAGAGCGTGGTGGAGGCGTGTGGAGTCTCTTGGGCAGTCTCGCGTCCTTCCTTACTGTTGGTCAAGAGGATGATGAG CTTAATAACCTGAAAGCAGAAGAGAAGCCAGATAAAAACCTGAAAAGGAATTGTTTGTCTGAGGCCACACCTCACTGTGATGTCACTCGGCCTGGGTACACAGAGACTGTGGAAAGACACAGCAAGGAACCTGTGATCACGGACTGTGATCACAGGTCTTCATCTGATGATACCTACACCTGTGCAAGTGAAAAACAAGCCACAGATTGTAGCGGTTCCCTCTTGGAGCGGCCAGAAGTGGATTCCACTGGaagtgcaggtgtttgtgtgcatttggtaAGCTTTCCTGCCAGGACAAAGAGATCTTCTATTAAAATCCAGCCAGCAGCCCTGTGTGACAGTGATTCCGATAGCTTAGGGTATTGCGCATTGGACAGCATTACAGACTGCAGCTCCCCTGAAAATGCAAGCAAAAAGGAAAACCTAACCGACAAATTATTACAAAGTGACAAGCCCAAAGGGAAGGACAAAGCACCTCAGGCCAAAGAGGATATACTGAACCAGCGCCCAGAGCAGGACAAAATGTCCATCGCATCCACTATGGAAAACCCTGATGTCAATAAAGTGATATTTGGCTTACTGAAGGAAATTTCTG GCAATTCACACATCTTTAAAATCATGAAGGCTGTTCTACTACCATTTATGCCTTTGATAAAGAA GAAAGTGAACACGTTTTTGAAAATGATGACCCCTTCAGAAGCTCAAATAGCTGTGCACATCGACAACCTCTGTAAGGTCTTATGGACAGAGGGGAGTGAGTCCCTGGAACCCCCTAAAAGAAGTGAGGAGGAGATAGAGACAAAGGGCAAAGCTATGCATCTCATTGTTTCCAAAC TTGCAGGCTATCCAATCCTCAACAAAGCAGATTTGGAGAACATGTTTAAGATTTTCCAGGAGCCAGAAGAAAACAAGAAGCTGATTTAT ATGTTGCTTGTATATCTGCTAAGGGAGTTCCTGCCTGGAGAATCATTCCCAGTGATGTCCAAGCTGAATGTGAAGGACTCTGTTTAA
- the si:rp71-46j2.7 gene encoding uncharacterized protein si:rp71-46j2.7 isoform X2: MHWLFLIAVFLGLTWFSSDRGQCLIEVGLCVLSFLAFSVKRNRTDHETGTQTDTLDSTPIQTSTNDHVVFRDEPDTAKVAQKPLHRLQCPNVWKSLHNMFKCAYTHLVLPWYTVPEPRDHQPLHAALLTEFDFITDRIIGKAMNFNLSVVSVNCIRIFTQHLHNAKQSHGFPAYSCSADEMAVLRDFAKALVHNLFPEHLWEQGLYCCALQEILATRVQALVTLLSDPYNLNCLVVSQLGGVVPECSEKEVQQSDAEGPLLSLEHAKQEGVNDQPAECSADKSKAKKKVRKLKERFSNFWGNLKPKKSNNGQMEGEEEIPGDLPPRKCAMLEDIATNSDGAPRSESSICASEECDVESDGSTPPEEMMEFKLSYEMWRAGKWTVRVTNVQVEDEELCFTVHLKECDSPENLHWDVKKTQADIVEFYTHCKDTSHLPSISTILDNTQTVLNEDFKDEVKTTLEKFLQELVADTELGDTQLVFKFLCPLHQLLNEEERGGGVWSLLGSLASFLTVGQEDDELNNLKAEEKPDKNLKRNCLSEATPHCDVTRPGYTETVERHSKEPVITDCDHRSSSDDTYTCASEKQATDCSGSLLERPEVDSTGSAGVCVHLVSFPARTKRSSIKIQPAALCDSDSDSLGYCALDSITDCSSPENASKKENLTDKLLQSDKPKGKDKAPQAKEDILNQRPEQDKMSIASTMENPDVNKVIFGLLKEISGNSHIFKIMKAVLLPFMPLIKKKVNTFLKMMTPSEAQIAVHIDNLCKVLWTEGSESLEPPKRSEEEIETKGKAMHLIVSKLAGYPILNKADLENMFKIFQEPEENKKLIYMLLVYLLREFLPGESFPVMSKLNVKDSV, encoded by the exons ATGCACTGGCTCTTTCTGATAGCTGTTTTCTTAGGTCTAACGTGGTTTTCTTCAGATCGGGGACAGTGTTTAATAGAGGTAGGCTTGTGCGTGCTGAGTTTTCTTGCCTTCTCTGTGAAACGCAACAGAACCGACCATGAAACGGGCACTCAGACCGACACCTTGGACTCAACGCCAATTCAG ACAAGTACAAACGATCATGTGGTTTTCAGAGATGAGCCCGATACAGCTAAAGTGGCACAAAAGCCATTACACAGACTTCAGTGCCCAAATGTCTGGAAATCACTTCACAACA TGTTTAAGTGTGCCTACACTCACCTGGTCCTGCCCTGGTACACCGTCCCAGAGCCCAGAGACCATCAGCCTCTACATGCAGCCCTGCTCACTGAGTTTGACTTCATCACAGACAGGATCATTGGCAAGGCCATGAACTTTAATCTGTCAGTCGTTAGTGTGAACTGCATTCGCATCTTCACTCAGCACCTCCATAATGCAAAACAATCACATGG GTTCCCAGCATACAGCTGTAGTGCTGATGAAATGGCTGTCCTCAGGGACTTCGCTAAAGCACTGGTACACAACCTTTTCCCTGAACACCTCTGGGAGCAAGGACTCTACTGCTGCGCCCTACAGGAGATTCTGGCTACAAGAG TACAGGCACTTGTGACACTGCTGTCTGACCCATACAACTTGAACTGCCTGGTGGTTTCTCAGCTGGGTGGAGTGGTGCCGGAGTGCTCAGAGAAAGAAGTGCAACAGTCAGATGCAGAGggccctcttctctctctggagcACGCAAAACAGGAAGG GGTGAACGATCAGCCAGCGGAGTGTTCAGCTGACAAAAGCAAAGCGAAAAAGAAAG TAAGGAAACTGAAAGAAAGGTTTTCTAATTTTTGGGGGAATCTAAAACCAAAGAAAAGCAATAATGGTCAAatggaaggggaggaggagattCCGGGGGATTTGCCACCACGGAAGTGTGCTATGCTGGAGGACATCGCGACTAACAGTGACGGTGCACCTAGGAGTGAGAGCTCCATCTGTGCCAGC GAGGAGTGTGATGTGGAGTCTGACGGGAGTACTCCCCCGGAGGAGATGATGGAGTTTAAACTGTCCTATGAGATGTGGCGGGCAGGGAAGTGGACTGTCAGGGTCACTAAT GTTCAGGTGGAAGATGAAGAGTTGTGTTTCACAGTTCACCTGAAAGAGTGCGACAGCCCTGAGAATCTCCACTGGGATGTGAAAAAGACCCAGGCAGACATAGTTGAATTTTATACTCACTGCAAG GACACTTCTCATCTGCCCTCCATATCGACAATACTGGACAATACCCAAACAGTGCTTAATGAGGACTTCAAAGATGAAGTAAAGACAACTTTGGAGAAATTTTTGCAA GAGCTGGTGGCGGATACGGAGCTTGGTGACACTCAGCTCGTGTTCAAGTTCTTGTGCCCACTTCACCAACTGCTGAACGAAGAAGAGCGTGGTGGAGGCGTGTGGAGTCTCTTGGGCAGTCTCGCGTCCTTCCTTACTGTTGGTCAAGAGGATGATGAG CTTAATAACCTGAAAGCAGAAGAGAAGCCAGATAAAAACCTGAAAAGGAATTGTTTGTCTGAGGCCACACCTCACTGTGATGTCACTCGGCCTGGGTACACAGAGACTGTGGAAAGACACAGCAAGGAACCTGTGATCACGGACTGTGATCACAGGTCTTCATCTGATGATACCTACACCTGTGCAAGTGAAAAACAAGCCACAGATTGTAGCGGTTCCCTCTTGGAGCGGCCAGAAGTGGATTCCACTGGaagtgcaggtgtttgtgtgcatttggtaAGCTTTCCTGCCAGGACAAAGAGATCTTCTATTAAAATCCAGCCAGCAGCCCTGTGTGACAGTGATTCCGATAGCTTAGGGTATTGCGCATTGGACAGCATTACAGACTGCAGCTCCCCTGAAAATGCAAGCAAAAAGGAAAACCTAACCGACAAATTATTACAAAGTGACAAGCCCAAAGGGAAGGACAAAGCACCTCAGGCCAAAGAGGATATACTGAACCAGCGCCCAGAGCAGGACAAAATGTCCATCGCATCCACTATGGAAAACCCTGATGTCAATAAAGTGATATTTGGCTTACTGAAGGAAATTTCTG GCAATTCACACATCTTTAAAATCATGAAGGCTGTTCTACTACCATTTATGCCTTTGATAAAGAA GAAAGTGAACACGTTTTTGAAAATGATGACCCCTTCAGAAGCTCAAATAGCTGTGCACATCGACAACCTCTGTAAGGTCTTATGGACAGAGGGGAGTGAGTCCCTGGAACCCCCTAAAAGAAGTGAGGAGGAGATAGAGACAAAGGGCAAAGCTATGCATCTCATTGTTTCCAAAC TTGCAGGCTATCCAATCCTCAACAAAGCAGATTTGGAGAACATGTTTAAGATTTTCCAGGAGCCAGAAGAAAACAAGAAGCTGATTTAT ATGTTGCTTGTATATCTGCTAAGGGAGTTCCTGCCTGGAGAATCATTCCCAGTGATGTCCAAGCTGAATGTGAAGGACTCTGTTTAA